In the genome of Osmerus mordax isolate fOsmMor3 chromosome 10, fOsmMor3.pri, whole genome shotgun sequence, the window GTCTTGATCAAGTCAGGATGGGTTCCTCGCTTAGGGTACATCTCAAAACTCAATACTTTGCCTACTCAGTTACTAGTTTAGAGGGAAATAATTTTCAAACAGATTCCACTCACCCACTTCCTTCAGAGCTAACTGGaagaagacaggaagtggagtggGTTTCTGTCTTGTGAGTGCTGTCTTGTCTTGCAGATGCGCTGGGTGTGCCGTCAGTCTTGCCCAGCTATGTGTCTGTGGGCTCTACTGCTCCTGGAGGTGGTTCCAGCACAATCTTACCGGACCCCCCACGACAAGGACAAAGACCAGGACCGGCAACGGGACAGGGGACAAGATCTTGGGGACCAGTATCATGCTAGGACAGACCCCAGGGAACACCACCGGGATGCTGGGTATCATATATCCTACATCCCTAAACCTAAACACATGGAAGCTCCACATGAAGTCAATCAATTTCAGTCACTAAGTTGGCTTGAGTTTTAATCAAATGAAACACGTGTGTTCCCTCcacagggaggtgaggaggggggagtgtcgTCGGTGTTGTGACACGGGAGAGGAGCCCCAACCTCAGTATGCCAACACTCATGTCCCGCCACACTACCCTCAGTACCAGGTGGTGCCTCAGATCAACATCACCATCCTCAAAGGTaggcacactcacgcacacacacacacacacacacacacacacacacacacacacacacacacacacacacacacacacacacacacacacacacacacacacatgtatgcatgcaggcacacatatacttgcaagcacacacacaccacacacaggcacactcacacacactcacacacacacactcacacagggctAAACCTCAGGCAGGGATTGTGGTAAGGGTTGGAGACTCTCCCAGCCTATCAGTGCTCctcggggagagaggaggggaaagagtgcTGGCTTTGTGGCACCGGAGAcaaccacagaggaagaacagCTGCTGCAGCAGGACAGGGACTGGGTCAGTGGTGAGGAGGGAACATCTGTCATGGATTGTGGGTTTAACTTGTGTTGAGGAGAGGACTGCTCTTAGTGTAGAGCTGTAACACCTCCACGACACACATACCAGTCATAGCTGAGTGGGGGAGTCCAaaccactctatctctctctctcttttgtctgtctctgtgtctctgtctctctgtgtctctttctctctttctgtctgtctctctctctatttttcactttctgtctctctccctgtccctctccctatTAGGGAAATAAGACATCCACTGGTGACTGCAGTCAGATCAGAAACACGACAACTGTCTAGTCATTGTCTAGCTATTCATCTAAAACGTTTTTCCTAAACATTATGAAGCTCACTCAAAAGTTTACTCAAAGAGTCAGAACCCATTTGAATAATCTGATAATGTTTTTCTATGTCTgttttctgttccaggtgagaaaggggactcaggggaacgtGGCCCCTATGGTAAATCAGGGAAGATGGGCCAGATGGGAGTGCAAGGCCCCAATGGCCTCAAGGGGACCAAGGGGTCCATAGGGGCCTCCGGGGAGTCCTGCAAGGTCTACTACGCTGCCTTCTCTGTGGGCCGCAAGAAGGCCGTCCACTCCAACGACTACTACCAGACTCTGGTGTTCGACACGGAGCTGGTCAACCTGTACGGACACTTCAACATGTTCACAGGTCAGCTGGCCGTGGGGTCTGGGGACCGCTGTTACTTCTTTGTGTTATTGTATCAGGGAATTGAAGGGAATCATTTATAATTCTATGTATTGAATTGAATCGATGGGAATTGATTGTTGATTTGAATGTTTTTGAAACATTCCAATCGGATCCAAAACCATCTTCTATAAGATGATGGCGTTATAAAACTTGCATTAGATGACCCATACCCCCTAGAGTCAGGTCACGCCTCCTCCACCAAGACCTCTGACAGAGGAGTTCACCCCGGACCTTCTCCCCTGCTTTGCTCCCTTCCAGGCAAGTTCTACTGCTACATCCCTGGCATCTACTACTTCAGCCTGAACGTGCACACCTGGAACCAGAAGGAGACCTACCTGCACGTGATGCACAACGAGCGGGAGGTGGTGATCCTGTACGCCCAGCCCAGCGACAGGTCCATCATGCAGAGCCAGAGCCTCATGCTGCATCTGGAGCCTCAGGACCAGGTGTGGATCCGACTCtacaaaggagagagggagaacgccATCTTCAGCGATGATTTTGATACCTACATCACTTTCAACGGACATCTAATCAAGCCCAAGAGCGAGGTgtaggggggttgtgtgtgtgtgacatgtggaGGATGCACAGTGTTTAAATTATATCTAGATCGCATGTCTTGGTTTCCAGGTCATGCAGGCCACATTATCCATTTGAGGCCAAGTAACATATAGTACATGTTTCCTGTGTGACATACATGTTACAGGAGAGATCACGTGTTAGAGGAGAGATCGCGTGTTAGAGGAGAGATATTGTGAGTTTCATTTGGAAATCCCTGAATGACATGGATTTATACATTGATAAAAGGGTAATGACTGTTTTTTTCTTGTGCTGTAAAGCAAACCAAGCTCAATCATATTCTGGGATTGCAATCTATTGCTCGTCCCAGATATTGATGACAGTTTTGAGGTCGGTCCATTCCAGATGGCTGCTGTCTTCCTGGTGTCACTGTGTTCAGACAGGGAGGTGACCATTTAACCTCAGTCTAAAATCCTGTAGTCTTGACATTCCTTCAGGGCTAAGGTCAATATTTGGCCAGTAACTTCTAAGAACCTTAGGAcaaggtttttggaaacagCAAGAATTTTAATTAATCTAATTTCAGGAGATAATAtagtgtactgtacatacatatgTTATTGAGACCTGATTAATGTTTGTCTCTAAGACAAACGAGGTACCTTGATGTGTATTGTAATATCACCACCTATATACGTATGCTGTACAGTCTTTGTAAAATGGCAATATTAAGCTGCATTACATCACAACATAGCTGCTACTAAAATGACTAACTGACTTTTTATAAACTGGACAACCAACGTCAATTTCacaaaaaagtgttttgttGGTGAATATACCGAACAATACATATCATAAATATTTCTTTTACACAAAGTGTGAACTAAGAGAACTATAAAGTATGAGATCAAATCTAATGTCAAGGATATTTCAATCAAATGAACATTTGTAAAACATGGTGCTTTAATTAAAATCTTGAACTTTTCTTGGTGCTCTACAGACACTAGGGGAAGAATAAAAAGTTGAAGAGGTATATACAGTTATATCATGCCTTTGTCAGTTTTGTGAAAACAAATTAGATAGGCTTGGTGCAATTACTATACCACAGTGCACTTCATTCCGTCACAGTAAGAAACATTCTGaagatcaaataaaaaatagaaaAGACTTGTAAAGTACGAGTAACAAGCTATTTTAGTGAGTAAACAGATAGTCGATTGCGATGCAGCTCTGCCATGGAAAATCCATCTTAGCTTCCTGTGGCTGTGTGAGTTGATGACAGACAATCAAACCATTTGTTTCCTAGAACCTTTTgacaacagccaatcagattaGCCAGTTCCAGAACGCTAGTTGGTCTCCAAGGCCAAGGATCGGTCTGGGCCCGGGCCCTTTTCCAAACCAAATATTTAACCCCGGACTCAGTTCCAATCAAAATATCCCTGCCTATCCCCAGACTACTGGCTGGATCCTGCCTTGCAAAGTGTGACAGAGAAGGGCCAAACTCTCAACCTTGCCTCTAAGCCTCACCTCCAAACTCCTTATATCCTGCCCTCTAAGCCTCTCCTCCAAACTCCTTATATCCTGCCCTCTAAGCCTCACCTCCAAACTCCTTATATCCTGCCCTCTAAGCCTCTCCTCCAAACTCCTTATATCCTGCCCTCCAAGCCTCTCCTCCAAACTCCTTATATCCTGCCCTCTAAGCCTCATCTCCAAACTCCTTATATCCTGCCCTCTAAGCCTCTCCTCCAAACTCCTTATATCCTGTCCTCTAAGCCTCACCTCCAAACTCCTTATATCCTGTCCTCTAAGCCTCATCTCCAAACTCCTTATATCCTGCCCTCTAAGCCTCACCTCCAAACTCCTTATATCCTGCCCTCTAAGCCTCACCTCCAAACTCCTTATATCCTGCCCTCTAAGCCTCTCCTCCAAACTCCTTATATCCTGCCCTCTAAGCCTCACCTCCAAACTCCTTATATCCTGCCCTCTAAGCCTCTCCTCCAAACTCCTTATATCCTGTCCTCTAAGCCTCACCTCCAAACTCCTTATATCCTGCCCTCTAAGCCTCTCCTCCAAACTCCTTATATCCTGCCCTCTAAGCCTCACCTCCAAACTCCTTATATCCTGCCCTCTAAGCCTCACCTCCAAACTCCTTATATCCTGCCCTCTAAGCCTCTCCTCCAAACTCCTTATATCCTGCCCTCTCAGGCTGAGCCAGGGGGGACAGAAGAGGactagagagggtggaggagctgggttgggaTTGGGCTCCAACAGGAAACACTTTCTCAAGTCCAGAAACAGTCTGACCAGATGACAGGACATGCCTTCTCCAGCCCCCAGTCGGACACATTCTGCCAGCAGCCCTGTCTGAGAGAGCTGCTCAGACAACATGTAAGCACTGAGATACGTGAACGTGATGTTGACTCTTTAAATggagcattcattcattaaaggAATACAAGAagctatgggtgtgtgtgcatgtgttggtgAGTctatctgctgtgtgtgtgtgtgtgtgtgcgtgtgtctacatGCGctggtgtgaggggtgtgtctcTGTTTCCTCTGGCTGTGTTCTCAAAGTGAGCACCTGCcaagcacacacaaaggaaTGTGCACAGCTATTTCATGTTGCTTTAGGAGCGTCCTTGACCAGAATTCAAACTCAAGCCCAGTTACtcgcagacagagacagcaaaTGTTATGCCTGTCTTggtaaaacacacagacaaatccaCACAGGataacaccaccacacactgcagttCTGTTCAGTGCTgtgcctccccctgtcctctgctgccCTCAGGTGGCAGAATGTGGTAGTTCTCTCTCCAGCACGAGTCCAGCAGGGTACTGGGTGACCTGCTTCAGGGGTGGTTGgatgggggggatgagaggtggaggaatgggggggggggttggagagattCTAGGAtgcaggggggagaagagatgaAAGGATAAAGACACTGAGTGCATGGACAGCgggatggaaggggggagggatggggtaggatggaagaggaagctggaggccTGCTTGTGCTCCTTTCAACCCTGACAGATGAAAAGGCAGATTCATCAGTGACTGTTTTAGCTGTTCAGCGCAAACTGCTAAATGTATCTCTTAGTGCTGGCTCTAACACCAGATTCACCGCcccaccaccccagccccccgccTCGGACTGTCAGCACAACCCCCCTCCCAGGCCTCTCTACCCCCcaacccgctcccccccccacaccccttttGGCCGCCTGCCAATACCCCACTAGCAAATATGAGAGTCAAATACAACttagatgggaggagaggggggaggggggggggggtaaaaagtGACACTGAtagtctcttctctccttccctcctccctctttttctctctctttccttgatGAAGAAATGTAATGTGATTTAGAAAGCTTTTACccctggggtggaggggttgtggggggaaggggggggggtataaatAAGCCATGAGGATAGATTAGTGTGTTGGTGTAATCAGCGGAAGCAGCCTGGAAACTCCCCAGCacagcagaaacacagagaagagaggaagacagtcgtgatgggagggggagggagggagagagagagagagacagacgcagacagagacagaaagagagagaaaagggagagatgagtaaagcgagggagggatggagtaagggagagaaggagggtaaAATGTCTGAAAACAGCATCAGCACTCTCCAGTCCTGCTGCTGTATTGACCACATCACTCAGCGGggctctctgccccctcctcacTGGCCACTCACACCATTACCTTCCACCCTCCTCTActgcttctctgtctgaggaggcgctgtgtgtgtgtgtgtgtgtgtgtgcgtgtgtgtgcgagtgcttCTCATCATGTGGAGTGgtatcctctccatctcttgatcccttcatcccctcatcccaccTCTGGCCGAGGAGACCCAGCTGTCAGAGGCTGCAGTAACAGACCGTCCCCACAGGGGGGCAGCATTGACTGCTGTTTCTCAGGTTCGTCTGACAAAATAGTATGTTGTTTCACGGCTACTTACTGTAACAATGGTCAAACGATTCTACGATTCGAACAAAGTATCtttacatgcacatgcacaggcatacacacacgcactcaagtTGTTTCTCTGGTGAAAACATGAATTCAATACATCTACATAATTAAAACCCTGCTTAAGGGAgactggtgagtgtgtgagcccgGTGAGAGAGTGCGGGGATGCTggtgtagagaggaggagaaccgaGACTACACACCCCTGCTAGTCGAAGTCGTCAACCGACCAGATCTGTTTGGTGACTCCTCAGAAGCAACGCGTCAGCCCCGGTCTGATCAGGCACCTGTCATCCAGTCGGTGGCGCGTGACCGGGTCACCCCGCGCCTGCGCACCTGCAGCTCGCCGCGTCCGCTCGCCGCTCCGAACCCAGGGGAGCTCGGAGGAGCCCGGCAGCCTCGTCTGTCGCCCGGCTGGCACAGGCGAGCGTCTACATGTGAGGGCCACAAGCAACATACATTTTTAATTCCCCCATCGCGCTTCGAGTAGTCAGCGAGCACGCCGGCGGCAGCCTTGCGCTATTTATTAGCATAGGAGGCCTACTAAATAACCAGTCTGAGGGCGAAGAGAAGCATTAATATTTCATGGGAAATGTACCTCGTTCTAGCTCCGCGTCTTCAAACATATATCCTTCTGGTGGTAATTCTCATcagggtttattatatatttaatatCGAACCTTGCTTGGACCCCTGGATTGTCCCAAGGGGAGTGGAGAGCTGGGCAGGGAGTCTCACCGTGTAGCCTGCAGGCTGggcagggggggttggggtgtgggCTTACATGGCCCATGGATGGACACTGTACACACTAACTGCATGAGAAGGGCgagagtgatggagaaagagccggtagaggtggagagagcgAGATGAAGACAGATGGGAGGAAAGCGTGTAAAAGTTCTGTTAGAACATGACGCATTCTGaactgtgcatgcgtgtgtttctgtgtgcgtgtggtgtgtgtgtgtgggtgtgtttgtgtgtgtgtgctgtagcaggtgtgtgttgcacGTCTCCAGTGCTCTGCAGACCACGCCCAGTGGCAGACTCAGGTCCTGTCCAGGGCGGAGTCTGCGTGGCGCTCTGCTACAGTGATTGATGGTGAACCACAGAAAGTCCAGCCTGGCTGTTTTAGTCATATTAATGTAGAATCGATGTGTCTCTGGCAGGCCCCGCCCACTCCACACGCCCCGTGGTCTAGCAGATTAAAACAGTGGGAGAGCTCCggatcttctctccttcctctctcactctttctagcCCGGcagcttctttttttctttccatcCGTCTCTCGGCCTTTCTCTGTACTTCTCCAGctgtccctcttccttcctttcttttccttcacgcacacgctctctctctctctctctctctctctctctctctctctctctctctctctctctctctctcttatttgcTCAGCTGTTTCTCTCTTACACCCTTTTCCTCCTGCTGTGTtgccgtctctctccctttctcgctctTCTCTCCGGCCGATCGATGAAGGGTCAGTGGTGGCTGTGTCAGCAAGCAGGGAGCGCTTCTGTCCGCAGCCTGACCACATCAATGCTGCTTGTCAgtccagtgtgtgcgtgtgcgtatgcgtgtgtTCACTGGCAGAGAGAGGATGTCACGAGTGGTTAACCTCTTTTATTCTACATCATaccatttccctctctttctcttgctttctttactctctctctctccttatttgTCTACCGCTGTAGCTCCCTCTCTAATTTTCTGTGTCCACACGCCTCACCCATTCCCTCGttgactcctctcctctcctccctccttcttcttctcctccctccctcttccctcctccctccctctctctctgtgacagcAGTGAGGACATGAAAGGCAGAGGTAGCAGGTCTCTTACCTGGTTGATTGCTGTTGCATAATTAAAGCTGATGCTCAAAGCTTCGCTCACGGCCTCAggtgacagacaaacagagaggagagttgtgctttctctctcctctccttctttcgcTCTATTCCTCTGTATCCCATCgagtctttttgtctctcgttccctcccgcaatctctctctctctttcattgtcttgttctctctcactatctctctctctctttctctctctaactctctctctctctctctctctctctctctctctctctttctctctctctctctctctctctctctctctctctctctctctctctctctctctctctctctctctctctctaactctctctctctctttctcttcctctcgtctttctttccctccggTGTAGTTTTGCAGGGAGGCTCTTCAGCCTTATCTGTTTAACCACTAACACCGAGAGAGAAGCTTGCAGCCTCAAACAAAgacctgtatctgtgtgtgtccacgtgcgGATGCCGTCGATACACACCTACAGCCTAGCACTTGATGCAGTCACGATTAATAAGTAAATAAGTGattcttgtctgtgtttgtgtgtactatATATGGGTAGAGAAATCGGGAGACAAATGAGTAGCTACAGaaaagtatatgtgtgtgtgagatactgTATGAGCCACGGTGTAAAACTTGCCTGATCAATGTCCTCTCTGAAGGTGTGAGGgttttcctgcatgtgtgtgagtgtgtgtgtgtttcccatctgtgtatatgtgtgtgtgtgtactgcatgtgtatGTCAGCCCGCCCGTGTGCCATCAATTCATTTTCCTAGGACCAACCTTGACGGGGGATGGCGATGACAGGAACGTTGGCCAATTACCTCCCACCTCACGGCACAGAGACGACGACAACATGAAATAATCattatctctcccccctccacgaGCCAGGGATATGAAACATTAATACACACAACCCCAGCAcactccgtctctgtctcttacTCACATCTCTGGGGAGAAAAACTAATAAAGAGGAACAAAAATGCAGGAATGATTAAAAGTTGCTCGGTGCAAGAAAAACATTCAaatgaaagaggggggggggggggggtagacagagagagagagaaccagacagacagagtcaaataattgaggagaggaagaaaaaggaaGATTGGTAAGAAAAGGCAGAATATGGGccataagaaagagagagagagagagagcaagagagcaggTACAGAGTTGTGAAATGAAAGGACAATGATAAGAGACTTTCTCTATCAATAGTTAATATTCCATGGGTCTTTATGGCTGGGGCACATCGCTTCACTTTGCTAATATTTACACAGAGAAGCTATCGTCAGGCAACCCAGTGAGGATAACTGTAACCGTAGAGGTGCACtttggctgacacacacacacacccacccatccagacacacaatcatgcacacacacactcacattcatacacacacatacacacacacacacacaagcagacagatacactcacacattcacaaacacactcacacaaagaacacagaaacacacacaaaccatacacTTACTGGGCAGATTCAGATTTAATTGTGGGTGATTAAAGCTGTGGGGTTTGAGACAATTTGGAATATGTCTGAGTTTATGTattagaggctgtgtgtgtgtgtgtttgtgtatgtgtgtgtgtgtgtgtgtgtgtgtgtgtgtaaaatacaGGGTCAGGTTGAGGTGGAGCTCTCCAGTGACCTCAACATAATAAAGTGTTTATTATCTGTTATGTTGCATTcacgagcacacacaaacaaacacacatgcacacacaccccacaaaaCATTCTCAGAGGAGGGACCGGGAGTACACAGTGGGGAGGTGTAAAGGGGGGTGTAGACGCTTGCCTCCCATTTTCACGCCTCTttaatgggtgttgaaacagcGGAATAGGCCTTTAATGTGGGCGAGGCCAGCTGCCTCTGCCACTCTGGGCATGCTCCCATGCCTCACGGGACTCCTGGAGACTTCATTACCCAGAACGCACCAAGATTTATACATCCTGtgttctgtctctatctctgtctcccaaaATGACTGGTGTCTGCCATGGTGATTAAACACTATAAGATgctgatagagagagggagagagagagagagagcgagagatagacagggagagagatagagaaagagagaaagaaagagaggatgaatgtgtgcgtgtgcctgcttgtctgtctatgtgtgatgcatatgcctgcatgtctgtcggACGAAGCgtacttgtctgtgtgatgtgtgtgggtgatgtgtgtgtgcgtacgagtgtgtgtgtatcgggaGATAGACGGAcgttcccctccccctgcagcagATGCTTCTGTTCTGGCTTAACGGCCAAGGATTCCAACTTAATTAACACTAAATAATTAACTAAATAAACACTCTAGTACAGCATGGCGCACACACAGTATCCGCAGCATCTTCAGGGAGCTGGTCAGTTGGGGTTCGGAGGCAGTTAGGAACAGTGGTTGTAACAGAAGAATGAGAGCAGCTCATTTTCTAATCAAGGCAGTAATGAATGTGTTTAATGTTGTCATTAATCATGCTGTAGAGTGCaggtatcccccccccccaggatgtgtgtctgtctccatggCCGCAAGCTGTATTAAATCATGTTACTTGACTGGACGGAGGACAACACCAggtaattaaatacttgtaaaTACACAAGTACTGTGACTGGGCTACGTGGCGTCCGCATGATAGCTCTGGGTCTGGAGGTTTCTGTGTGAGTGGCACCACAAGCATTTGTGGCCCACACACAAAAATGAGACAGTGTttgcattggtgtgtgtgtgtgtgtgatgtatatA includes:
- the c1qtnf1 gene encoding complement C1q tumor necrosis factor-related protein 1, which translates into the protein MRWVCRQSCPAMCLWALLLLEVVPAQSYRTPHDKDKDQDRQRDRGQDLGDQYHARTDPREHHRDAGEVRRGECRRCCDTGEEPQPQYANTHVPPHYPQYQVVPQINITILKGEKGDSGERGPYGKSGKMGQMGVQGPNGLKGTKGSIGASGESCKVYYAAFSVGRKKAVHSNDYYQTLVFDTELVNLYGHFNMFTGKFYCYIPGIYYFSLNVHTWNQKETYLHVMHNEREVVILYAQPSDRSIMQSQSLMLHLEPQDQVWIRLYKGERENAIFSDDFDTYITFNGHLIKPKSEV